In Streptomyces sp. NBC_01381, the following proteins share a genomic window:
- a CDS encoding bifunctional lytic transglycosylase/C40 family peptidase — MTGHKKALLASGLLLSPIAFVLGICILFVAAVAGGAAEHEDEAGAGGAPAAGKGVPAHVDGVSAVMLAAYGSAADRIRTVRPKCSGARWSVIAGIGKVESNHAGGRKVAPDGKITPRIIGMRLDGSGAGGNTTAFPDTDGGAWDDDTDYDRAVGPMQFLPSTWKGDSGQDGNGDGVEDPHNAFDAALGTAALLCGTGKSDLSNDTTLRKAILRYNNAGWYADKVLGFIRQYDQLAPSTSDNTAVSGRAGDVIQAALAQQGVPYVWGGGSTSGPTGGGFDCSGLMMYAFYKGAHITLPRTSQAMRSIGEGVSRSDMKPGDIIVFNKNGWGHVGLYIGNGKMVNAPRTGKNVETTPVTTGYWTQYAWEIRRVL; from the coding sequence GTGACCGGCCACAAGAAGGCGCTGCTCGCCTCCGGCCTGCTGCTCAGCCCGATCGCGTTCGTCCTAGGGATCTGCATCCTGTTCGTCGCCGCGGTCGCCGGCGGCGCCGCGGAACACGAAGACGAGGCCGGGGCCGGGGGCGCCCCGGCTGCGGGGAAGGGCGTGCCCGCGCACGTGGACGGGGTCAGCGCGGTCATGCTCGCCGCCTACGGCTCCGCGGCCGACCGCATCCGCACGGTGCGCCCCAAGTGCAGCGGGGCACGCTGGTCGGTCATCGCCGGGATCGGGAAGGTCGAGTCCAACCACGCCGGGGGCCGCAAGGTCGCCCCCGACGGGAAGATCACGCCGCGGATCATCGGGATGCGGCTGGACGGCAGCGGGGCGGGCGGGAACACCACGGCCTTCCCCGACACCGACGGCGGCGCCTGGGACGACGACACCGACTACGACCGGGCAGTTGGGCCCATGCAGTTCCTGCCCTCCACCTGGAAGGGCGACAGCGGTCAGGACGGCAACGGTGACGGCGTCGAAGACCCGCACAACGCGTTCGACGCCGCGCTCGGCACCGCCGCCCTCCTGTGTGGCACCGGGAAAAGCGACCTCAGCAACGACACCACGCTCCGCAAGGCGATCCTGCGGTACAACAACGCCGGCTGGTACGCCGACAAAGTCCTCGGCTTCATCCGCCAGTACGACCAACTCGCCCCCTCCACCAGCGACAACACCGCCGTCAGCGGCCGCGCCGGAGACGTCATCCAGGCCGCCCTCGCTCAGCAAGGCGTGCCCTATGTCTGGGGCGGCGGCAGCACCAGCGGCCCCACCGGCGGCGGCTTCGACTGCTCAGGGCTGATGATGTACGCCTTCTACAAAGGCGCCCACATCACCCTCCCCCGCACCTCACAAGCCATGCGCAGCATTGGAGAGGGCGTGTCTCGCAGCGATATGAAGCCCGGCGACATCATCGTCTTCAACAAGAACGGGTGGGGCCACGTCGGCCTCTACATCGGCAACGGGAAGATGGTCAACGCCCCCAGAACCGGCAAAAACGTCGAGACTACCCCTGTCACCACCGGCTACTGGACCCAATACGCCTGGGAAATCCGCCGCGTTCTATGA
- a CDS encoding ATP-binding protein, translated as MRVPVRHMSGNVIWTVHGSVWAIWRVEGSAHANASRRAKKERLGSLESLVKQLRGESMLLSLCPQVNPASVVEKMTAGVNLADSPRYTRLAHTVLDQLEQLELTGRTDWLAVKLPTSRRQAVTDAVRASKAELAWTLGLLPAPVSAEEELERLVQAADMAATWPSAVRMRPASEAEIMWIYGHSARRGVVEPLLPEGHTLHQTRGRGRSVAALGQVILAEGGLSRQKPAPRGRKRRTATAPSFQRRWLESTTEWGTSYQALLGLSQMPESFIFPGSEFLADVDQFPYPVDWVVRLAVEGGASAEAKSRRQARELAGQYSEYDAETAGVPASVDKAAAGMDEYRDRLTSSASEVEVRAMVTLCVWGDSPGEAERRATELAGYFGGNEYVFDRPRGEMENLWYGMLPGARTPRVMLQYAQYLLARDFAMAGPFAGSGLGDDHGPLYGLQLAGGGMRPVLIDFARAPRENASASAAYCGELGAGKSVALKAAVYAILAAGRRLGVRRSRGRAVIVDRTPKQEWVRFARACPGETQVITIDNTASVSLDPLRIFEDAGEAQRFTESFLTLLLGTSPMSDEGIALSEAIASVLAGPRPSMRVLAEELTTRGAEDPASRTMARRLGAVARKDLGRALFDETLPVVRTSEADSVVFSVASLALPKKRELEGSLDRLEFEKTFGRAAMYLIAALSRKIAFARDEEFSAVVWDECWWLTSSPEGCELLLEVVRDGRKHNSAALVGSHDPNDIGPADSEIGQVILGLIPRKFLFRHTDRELARRGLRFLGCDPHDEDLLNLVTTSLSPINVDDEEKAARAGECLHRDLNGRIGGMQILIPADKQAAKNIHSQPLAAAA; from the coding sequence ATGCGGGTCCCGGTGCGGCACATGTCGGGCAATGTCATCTGGACGGTCCACGGCAGTGTGTGGGCGATCTGGCGGGTGGAGGGCTCGGCGCACGCCAACGCCTCGCGCCGTGCGAAGAAGGAGCGCCTGGGCAGTCTGGAGTCGCTGGTCAAGCAGCTGCGCGGCGAGTCGATGCTGCTGTCGCTGTGCCCGCAGGTCAACCCCGCCTCCGTGGTGGAGAAGATGACGGCGGGGGTGAATCTGGCCGACTCCCCGCGCTACACCCGCCTGGCACACACGGTGCTGGACCAGCTCGAGCAGCTGGAGCTGACCGGGCGCACCGACTGGCTCGCGGTGAAACTGCCCACCTCCCGCCGCCAGGCCGTGACGGATGCGGTGCGAGCCTCGAAGGCGGAACTGGCCTGGACGCTGGGCCTGCTGCCCGCGCCGGTGTCCGCCGAGGAGGAGCTCGAGCGGCTGGTGCAGGCCGCCGACATGGCCGCGACCTGGCCCTCCGCGGTGCGGATGCGGCCCGCCAGCGAGGCCGAGATCATGTGGATCTACGGGCACAGCGCGCGCCGCGGCGTCGTCGAACCGCTGCTGCCCGAGGGACACACGCTGCATCAAACACGCGGGCGGGGCCGCTCCGTTGCCGCGCTCGGGCAAGTGATCCTCGCCGAAGGCGGCCTCTCCCGCCAGAAGCCCGCCCCCCGCGGCCGGAAGCGGCGCACGGCCACGGCGCCGTCGTTCCAGCGGCGCTGGCTGGAGTCGACGACCGAGTGGGGCACCTCCTACCAGGCACTGCTCGGCCTGTCCCAGATGCCCGAGTCCTTCATCTTCCCCGGCAGCGAATTCCTCGCCGACGTCGACCAGTTCCCCTACCCCGTCGACTGGGTCGTGCGCCTGGCCGTCGAGGGCGGAGCGAGCGCCGAGGCCAAGTCCCGCCGCCAGGCCCGCGAACTGGCCGGACAGTACAGCGAGTACGACGCCGAGACCGCGGGCGTGCCCGCGAGCGTGGACAAGGCCGCCGCCGGCATGGACGAATACCGCGACCGCCTCACCTCCTCCGCCTCCGAGGTCGAGGTCCGCGCCATGGTCACGCTGTGCGTGTGGGGCGACAGCCCCGGCGAGGCCGAACGCCGGGCCACCGAACTGGCCGGGTACTTCGGCGGCAACGAGTACGTCTTTGACCGGCCGCGCGGCGAGATGGAGAACCTCTGGTACGGGATGCTGCCCGGCGCCCGCACCCCCCGCGTCATGCTCCAGTACGCCCAGTACCTGCTCGCCCGCGACTTCGCGATGGCCGGGCCGTTCGCCGGCAGCGGCCTGGGCGATGACCACGGACCCCTGTACGGGCTGCAGTTGGCCGGCGGCGGGATGCGCCCGGTCCTGATCGACTTCGCGCGCGCGCCGCGGGAGAACGCCTCCGCGTCGGCCGCGTACTGCGGCGAGCTCGGCGCGGGCAAGAGCGTCGCGTTGAAGGCGGCGGTGTACGCGATCCTGGCCGCCGGACGGCGCCTGGGCGTGCGCCGCAGCCGCGGCCGCGCGGTGATCGTGGACCGCACGCCCAAGCAGGAATGGGTGCGCTTCGCCCGCGCCTGCCCCGGGGAAACGCAGGTCATCACGATCGACAACACCGCCTCCGTCTCCCTCGACCCCCTGCGGATCTTCGAGGACGCGGGCGAGGCTCAGCGGTTCACCGAATCGTTCCTGACCCTGTTGCTGGGCACGTCGCCGATGAGCGACGAGGGCATCGCCCTGTCCGAGGCGATCGCCTCGGTCCTCGCCGGGCCACGGCCCTCGATGCGGGTGCTGGCCGAGGAACTGACCACGCGCGGCGCCGAGGATCCCGCCTCCAGGACGATGGCGCGCCGCCTGGGCGCGGTGGCCCGCAAGGACCTGGGCCGGGCCCTGTTCGACGAGACGCTGCCCGTCGTGCGCACCAGTGAGGCCGACTCCGTGGTGTTCTCCGTCGCCTCCCTCGCGCTGCCCAAGAAGCGCGAACTGGAAGGGTCGCTGGACCGCCTCGAGTTCGAGAAGACCTTCGGCCGCGCGGCGATGTATCTGATCGCCGCACTCAGCAGGAAGATCGCCTTCGCGCGCGACGAGGAATTCTCCGCGGTCGTGTGGGACGAGTGCTGGTGGCTGACCTCCAGCCCCGAAGGCTGCGAGCTGCTCCTCGAGGTCGTCCGCGATGGCCGCAAGCACAACTCGGCCGCCTTGGTCGGCTCGCACGATCCCAACGACATCGGGCCCGCGGACAGTGAGATCGGGCAGGTCATCCTCGGCCTGATCCCTCGCAAATTCCTCTTCCGTCACACCGACCGGGAACTGGCCCGCCGCGGCCTGCGCTTCCTGGGCTGCGACCCGCACGACGAGGACCTCCTCAACCTGGTCACAACCAGCCTCTCCCCCATCAACGTCGACGACGAGGAGAAAGCCGCACGGGCCGGCGAGTGCCTGCACCGCGACCTCAACGGGCGCATCGGCGGCATGCAGATCCTCATCCCGGCCGACAAACAGGCAGCGAAGAACATTCACTCCCAGCCTCTGGCAGCCGCCGCATGA
- a CDS encoding conjugal transfer protein produces the protein MRAAWRKAPAPADAYEDQPPEFEEGGAEAEAGWVTVSSGAAANLTALVRWTAWALLIAGPALGLYALAQPSTAVGAPQPRATAPAVVRDAAGPAGFAELYVAAYARAGQGSEASLQPYFPGVRDVVLDAKPGAQRAERLATVRVREVSDGYWSVTVAAHLTGTKGPAKKDDSPDATDAAAGEVLRYFQVAVRSAGPGGAYIAAGLPAEVAAPEPGEAPELGYGHPVPADENEAASATVGEFLAAYLSGTGELDRYLSPGTNLSAISPAPYEQIKLTQLAERGGQFQPNADVSEGARRELLVDLEATDRAGQTRPLTYALALQARDGRWEISALDAAPALGNSQKGHN, from the coding sequence ATGAGGGCGGCCTGGCGCAAGGCGCCTGCCCCGGCCGACGCGTACGAGGACCAGCCCCCGGAGTTCGAGGAGGGCGGGGCGGAGGCGGAGGCCGGGTGGGTCACCGTGTCCAGTGGCGCGGCCGCGAACCTGACCGCCCTGGTGCGGTGGACGGCCTGGGCGCTGCTGATCGCGGGACCGGCACTTGGCCTGTACGCGCTGGCGCAGCCTTCGACCGCGGTGGGTGCGCCCCAGCCGCGGGCCACGGCACCGGCAGTGGTGCGGGATGCGGCCGGGCCGGCGGGGTTCGCCGAGCTGTACGTCGCGGCGTACGCGCGAGCCGGGCAGGGCAGCGAGGCCTCGCTGCAGCCGTACTTCCCGGGCGTGCGCGATGTGGTGCTGGACGCCAAGCCCGGTGCCCAGCGTGCGGAGCGGCTGGCGACGGTGCGGGTCAGGGAGGTCTCGGACGGCTACTGGTCGGTGACCGTGGCCGCGCACCTGACCGGGACCAAGGGCCCGGCCAAGAAGGACGATTCGCCGGACGCGACGGATGCGGCGGCTGGTGAGGTGCTGCGGTACTTCCAGGTCGCCGTGCGGTCGGCCGGACCCGGTGGCGCGTACATCGCCGCCGGACTGCCGGCCGAGGTCGCCGCGCCAGAGCCGGGCGAAGCGCCTGAACTCGGCTACGGGCATCCCGTGCCCGCGGACGAGAACGAGGCCGCCAGCGCCACCGTGGGCGAGTTCCTCGCCGCCTACCTGAGCGGCACGGGTGAGCTGGACCGCTACCTGTCGCCGGGCACCAACCTGAGCGCCATCTCCCCCGCCCCGTACGAGCAGATCAAGCTCACTCAGCTCGCCGAGCGCGGAGGCCAGTTCCAGCCGAACGCGGACGTGAGCGAGGGCGCCCGGCGCGAGCTGCTCGTCGACCTCGAAGCCACGGACCGGGCCGGTCAGACCCGGCCGCTGACCTACGCGCTCGCGCTGCAGGCGCGGGACGGGCGCTGGGAGATCTCCGCGCTCGATGCCGCGCCCGCCCTGGGCAACTCTCAGAAGGGACACAACTGA
- a CDS encoding ATP-binding protein: protein MLRLSGSSKQTPGDARAKVGTTLTDWGVAEAVRRDLQLIVSELTTNSVTYTRSPEVVVSVTLTDKTAAVSVDDQGPHRHLSPQSAGPEAEHGRGLWLVATVASRWEQSETDDGGTTVRAEIDLPSHQLPTTPHATEDTPDAPRDHP from the coding sequence GTGCTCCGGCTGTCCGGGTCCTCCAAGCAGACGCCGGGCGACGCCCGCGCCAAGGTCGGCACCACGCTCACTGACTGGGGCGTCGCCGAGGCCGTACGCAGGGACCTGCAGCTGATCGTCAGCGAACTCACCACCAACTCCGTCACGTACACCCGCAGTCCAGAAGTCGTCGTCTCCGTCACGCTCACCGACAAGACGGCCGCAGTGAGCGTCGACGACCAAGGTCCCCACCGCCATCTCAGCCCCCAAAGTGCGGGTCCCGAGGCCGAACACGGCCGGGGCCTGTGGCTCGTCGCCACCGTGGCGAGCCGGTGGGAGCAGAGCGAGACCGACGACGGCGGCACCACCGTGCGAGCGGAAATCGACCTCCCCAGCCATCAGCTGCCAACCACTCCCCACGCCACCGAGGACACCCCCGATGCCCCCCGAGATCACCCCTGA
- a CDS encoding HNH endonuclease family protein has translation MRIRAAAVLAALAALLAPTTSVHAADPGDTINLPVRDALAALTVTDEVRTGYDRDLFRHWIDADRDGCSTRSEVLLDEAVTAPDRTGRCTLTGGRWYSPYDDQYVDGPRALDIDHYVPLAESWDSGASAWTPKEREAYANDLDDTRSLIAVTAASNRSKADQDPATWMPPAAGYHCEYVTTWVTIKTRWSLAVDPAEAAKLASTLNECPNTLIEVERAR, from the coding sequence GTGCGCATCCGCGCCGCAGCCGTCCTGGCTGCCCTTGCCGCCCTGCTCGCCCCCACCACCTCGGTCCACGCTGCCGACCCCGGCGACACCATCAACCTGCCCGTCCGCGATGCCCTCGCCGCACTGACCGTCACCGACGAGGTCCGCACCGGCTACGACCGAGACCTCTTCCGCCACTGGATCGACGCTGACCGTGACGGCTGCTCAACGCGGTCCGAGGTCCTTCTCGACGAAGCTGTCACTGCCCCCGACCGCACCGGGCGCTGCACCCTCACTGGCGGACGCTGGTACAGCCCCTACGACGACCAATACGTCGACGGCCCTCGCGCCCTCGACATCGACCACTACGTCCCGCTCGCCGAAAGCTGGGATTCCGGCGCCTCCGCCTGGACTCCCAAGGAGCGCGAGGCGTACGCCAACGACCTCGATGACACGAGGTCGTTGATCGCGGTCACCGCGGCCAGCAACAGGAGTAAGGCGGATCAAGACCCCGCGACGTGGATGCCGCCGGCCGCGGGCTACCACTGCGAGTACGTGACCACCTGGGTCACGATCAAGACGAGGTGGTCCCTCGCCGTCGACCCGGCCGAAGCTGCCAAGCTCGCCAGCACACTGAACGAGTGCCCCAACACACTGATCGAGGTCGAGCGGGCGCGGTAG
- a CDS encoding bifunctional 2-polyprenyl-6-hydroxyphenol methylase/3-demethylubiquinol 3-O-methyltransferase UbiG: protein MPTAPHTAAEYWDRYLPAHDPNAPAPQPEFEWTQYGGHGPGAELLGAPRRALDLGPAQGKEAVFLARQGVKVTGVDLSHVQVERARSWWNAEPNVHFVQADACDFLRRDESVYDAVYSVWGALWFTDPDELLPLIFGRLDRGGVLAFSQAMPAASVYGPQAMGGKHLEQAELTVLRWQYPPHTWADLLKRHGFTQVEAYVLDAPDDGKAGTLMVSAVRA, encoded by the coding sequence ATGCCCACCGCGCCCCACACCGCCGCCGAGTACTGGGACCGCTACCTGCCCGCGCACGACCCCAACGCACCGGCCCCGCAGCCCGAGTTCGAGTGGACTCAGTACGGCGGCCACGGGCCCGGCGCCGAGCTGCTCGGCGCCCCGCGCCGGGCCCTGGACCTGGGGCCCGCGCAAGGCAAGGAAGCGGTGTTCCTGGCCCGCCAGGGCGTGAAGGTAACCGGCGTCGACCTGTCCCATGTCCAGGTGGAACGGGCTCGCTCCTGGTGGAACGCCGAGCCCAACGTGCACTTCGTGCAGGCCGACGCCTGCGACTTCCTGCGCCGCGACGAGAGCGTCTATGACGCGGTCTACTCGGTGTGGGGGGCGCTGTGGTTCACCGACCCCGACGAACTGCTCCCTCTGATCTTTGGACGCCTCGACCGCGGCGGCGTCCTGGCCTTCAGCCAGGCCATGCCCGCCGCCAGCGTCTACGGCCCCCAGGCTATGGGCGGCAAACACCTGGAGCAGGCAGAACTCACGGTGCTGCGCTGGCAGTACCCGCCCCACACTTGGGCGGACCTGCTCAAACGGCACGGCTTCACCCAGGTCGAGGCCTACGTGCTGGACGCGCCCGACGACGGCAAGGCGGGAACGCTGATGGTGTCAGCTGTACGGGCGTAG